In Gemmatimonadales bacterium, one DNA window encodes the following:
- a CDS encoding NAD(P)-binding domain-containing protein, whose product MRIGIIGVGNIGGTLARRLTPLGHSVSIANSRGPNTLVELARETGAKAVSVEQAARSGDVVIVSIPENQISRLPAGLFDGVPEDVVVVDTGNYYPQRDGRIEEIENGTTESRWVSNQLGRPVVKVFNTIYAQHLLERGKATGAPGRLALPVAGDDQRAKSVIIRLLDELGFDGVDAGSLDESWRQQPGTPVYGPNLDVAGARKALAEAKPLRPAAVH is encoded by the coding sequence ATGAGAATCGGCATCATCGGCGTGGGCAACATCGGCGGCACCTTGGCGCGCCGGCTCACCCCGCTCGGGCACTCGGTGTCCATCGCCAACTCGCGCGGCCCCAACACCCTGGTTGAGCTGGCGAGAGAGACCGGGGCGAAGGCCGTCAGCGTCGAGCAGGCCGCTCGCTCCGGTGACGTGGTCATCGTGAGCATTCCCGAGAACCAGATCTCCCGTCTGCCGGCCGGCCTGTTCGACGGCGTGCCGGAGGACGTCGTCGTGGTCGACACCGGCAACTACTATCCGCAGCGCGACGGCCGGATCGAGGAGATCGAGAACGGCACCACCGAGAGCCGCTGGGTCTCCAATCAGCTCGGCCGTCCGGTGGTCAAGGTGTTCAACACCATCTATGCGCAGCACCTGCTGGAGCGCGGCAAGGCCACGGGCGCGCCGGGGCGTCTGGCGCTGCCGGTCGCGGGCGACGACCAGCGAGCCAAGAGCGTCATCATACGGCTGCTCGACGAGCTGGGATTCGACGGGGTGGACGCCGGGAGTCTGGACGAGTCCTGGCGGCAGCAGCCGGGCACCCCCGTGTATGGCCCGAACCTGGACGTGGCCGGCGCCCGCAAGGCGCTGGCGGAGGCGAAGCCGCTCCGTCCCGCGGCGGTGCACTAG
- a CDS encoding alpha/beta fold hydrolase, with protein sequence MTEIRVFLLALTLASTPAAAQQSGGPDTVAVQTGPLTLHALLWRPPGRGPFPAVLFSHGSSGSRDALNPEEPAALGPVFARHGYVFLFLCRRGIGLSADQGTSDGDLMDSAFTAGGLNARNRVQLQLLEGEELDEASAGLAFLRALPEVDARRVAVAGHSFGGSLTLLLAARDTALRAAVVFAGAAYSWGLSPELRAKLRAAAARTLAPVFFIHASNDYSVSPGEALAAEMQRLGKAHRLRIYPASGRTAREGHNFVYRSVATWEPDVFTFLDTRLRP encoded by the coding sequence GTGACGGAGATCCGGGTATTCCTGCTGGCATTGACCCTGGCATCCACGCCGGCCGCCGCGCAGCAGTCCGGCGGACCCGATACGGTGGCGGTGCAGACGGGGCCGCTCACTCTGCACGCATTGCTCTGGCGCCCCCCGGGTCGCGGCCCATTCCCGGCGGTGCTCTTCAGCCACGGAAGCTCCGGGAGTCGGGACGCGCTGAATCCCGAAGAGCCGGCGGCGCTCGGACCGGTCTTCGCCAGGCACGGGTATGTCTTTCTCTTCCTCTGCCGTCGCGGCATCGGGCTCTCCGCCGATCAGGGCACCTCCGACGGCGACCTCATGGATAGCGCCTTCACGGCAGGGGGGCTGAACGCCCGTAACCGGGTGCAGCTGCAGCTGCTGGAGGGCGAAGAGCTCGACGAAGCCTCCGCCGGGCTAGCCTTCCTCCGGGCCCTCCCCGAGGTGGACGCTCGGCGCGTCGCCGTGGCCGGGCATTCGTTCGGCGGGTCGCTCACGCTGCTGCTGGCGGCGCGCGACACGGCGCTTCGAGCGGCCGTGGTGTTCGCCGGCGCCGCATACAGCTGGGGACTCTCCCCCGAGCTCCGCGCGAAGCTCCGGGCGGCCGCGGCGCGCACCCTGGCGCCGGTCTTCTTCATCCACGCATCGAACGACTACTCGGTCTCACCCGGGGAGGCTCTGGCCGCCGAGATGCAGCGGCTGGGAAAGGCTCACCGTTTGAGGATCTATCCTGCCTCCGGCCGAACCGCCAGGGAAGGGCACAATTTCGTGTACCGAAGCGTGGCCACCTGGGAGCCGGACGTGTTCACCTTCCTCGATACGCGCCTGCGCCCCTGA